One stretch of Molothrus aeneus isolate 106 chromosome 2, BPBGC_Maene_1.0, whole genome shotgun sequence DNA includes these proteins:
- the ING1 gene encoding inhibitor of growth protein 1 isoform X3, with the protein MLHCIQRALIRSQELGDEKIQIVSQMVELVENRTRQVDSHVELFETCQETNDTTGNSGKASQDKSKNETITQAEKPNNKRSRRQRNNENRENASNNHDHDDITSGTPKEKKAKTSKKKKRSKAKAEREASPPDLPIDPNEPTYCLCNQVSYGEMIGCDNDECPIEWFHFSCVGLNHKPKGKWYCPKCRGENEKTMDKALEKSKKERAYNR; encoded by the coding sequence ATGTTGCACTGCATACAGAGAGCCTTGATTCGAAGTCAGGAACTGGGGGATGAGAAGATCCAAATCGTCAGTCAGATGGTGGAGCTGGTTGAGAACAGAACAAGGCAAGTGGACAGCCACGTGGAGCTGTTTGAGACTTGTCAAGAGACTAATGACACCACTGGGAACAGCGGGAAAGCCAGCCAGGATAAGTCGAAGAATGAGACAATCACACAGGCTGAAAAGCCCAACAACAAGAGATCGAGGAGGCAACGGAATAATGAGAATCGAGAAAATGCCTCAAATAATCATGATCATGATGACATCACCTCAGGAACAccaaaggagaagaaagcaaaaacatCCAAGAAGAAGAAACGATCCAaggctaaagcagagcgggaaGCTTCTCCCCCTGACCTTCCTATTGACCCTAATGAGCCAACATACTGCTTGTGCAACCAAGTCTCCTATGGAGAAATGATAGGATGTGATAATGATGAGTGCCCCATTGAATGGTTTCACTTTTCTTGTGTGGGACTCAACCATAAACCAAAGGGCAAATGGTACTGCCCCAAATGTAGAGGAGAAAACGAGAAAACTATGGACAAGGCGTTGGAGAAATCTAAAAAAGAAAGGGCATACAACAGGTAG
- the ING1 gene encoding inhibitor of growth protein 1 isoform X1, producing MLMLLYGRCPLISPLIFQLTLELLMHLHSIPVGPPRTKAVQWSHELLSEILKDLDDYYEKFKRETDAVQKRRMLHCIQRALIRSQELGDEKIQIVSQMVELVENRTRQVDSHVELFETCQETNDTTGNSGKASQDKSKNETITQAEKPNNKRSRRQRNNENRENASNNHDHDDITSGTPKEKKAKTSKKKKRSKAKAEREASPPDLPIDPNEPTYCLCNQVSYGEMIGCDNDECPIEWFHFSCVGLNHKPKGKWYCPKCRGENEKTMDKALEKSKKERAYNR from the exons ATGTTAATGTTGTTATATGGAAGATGTCCACTAATTTCCCCTCTAATTTTTCAGTTAACCTTGGAACTTTTGATG CATTTGCATTCCATTCCTGTGGGACCACCTAGAACAAAAGCAGTCCAGTGGAGCCATGAGCTGCTGTCAG AGATTCTGAAGGACCTGGATGATTACTATGAAAAATTTAAACGGGAGACAGATGCTGTGCAGAAGAGGAGAATGTTGCACTGCATACAGAGAGCCTTGATTCGAAGTCAGGAACTGGGGGATGAGAAGATCCAAATCGTCAGTCAGATGGTGGAGCTGGTTGAGAACAGAACAAGGCAAGTGGACAGCCACGTGGAGCTGTTTGAGACTTGTCAAGAGACTAATGACACCACTGGGAACAGCGGGAAAGCCAGCCAGGATAAGTCGAAGAATGAGACAATCACACAGGCTGAAAAGCCCAACAACAAGAGATCGAGGAGGCAACGGAATAATGAGAATCGAGAAAATGCCTCAAATAATCATGATCATGATGACATCACCTCAGGAACAccaaaggagaagaaagcaaaaacatCCAAGAAGAAGAAACGATCCAaggctaaagcagagcgggaaGCTTCTCCCCCTGACCTTCCTATTGACCCTAATGAGCCAACATACTGCTTGTGCAACCAAGTCTCCTATGGAGAAATGATAGGATGTGATAATGATGAGTGCCCCATTGAATGGTTTCACTTTTCTTGTGTGGGACTCAACCATAAACCAAAGGGCAAATGGTACTGCCCCAAATGTAGAGGAGAAAACGAGAAAACTATGGACAAGGCGTTGGAGAAATCTAAAAAAGAAAGGGCATACAACAGGTAG